The following proteins are co-located in the Lagenorhynchus albirostris chromosome 2, mLagAlb1.1, whole genome shotgun sequence genome:
- the TRIM45 gene encoding E3 ubiquitin-protein ligase TRIM45, protein MAEKRKPLLSKLPSGTTPGNSGKTRCPLCMGLFKAPRLLPCLHTVCTTCLEQLEPFSVVDIRGGDSDTSSEGSVFQELKPRTLQPQIGILCPVCDAQVDLPMGGVKALTIDHLAMNDVMLESLRGEGQGLVCDLCSDREVEKRCQTCKANLCHFCCQAHRRQKKTTYHTMVDLKDLKGYSQIGKPILCPAHPAEELRLFCELCDQPVCRECMVGGHREHPCDLASNVVHKHGDSVRELLKGTQPHVEALEKALAQIKGTNRALQERVEAVAADVRSFSEGYIKAIEEHRDRLLKQLEAIRIQKENSLQLQKAQLEQLLADMRTGVEFTEHLLTSGSDLEILITKGVVLERLTKLNKVAYSARPGVNEKITFSPKEKAGLCRGYEVYGAINTKEVDPAKCVLQGEDLHRAREKQTVSFTVICKDAAGESMGRGGETIQVAVVPKDKKDSPVKTMVHDNKDGTYYVSYTPKEPGIYTVFVCVKEQHVQGSPFTVTVRKRHRSHPGVFHCCTFCSSGGQKTARCACGGTMPGGYLGCGHGHKGHPGRPHWSCCGKFTEKSECAWAGGQSASRSVLRTVAL, encoded by the exons ATGGCAGAAAAAAGGAAGCCACTGCTGAGCAAACTCCCCAGTGGGACCACACCTGGAAACTCAGGCAAGACTCGCTGCCCTTTGTGCATGGGGCTTTTCAAAGCCCCCAGGCTCTTGCCTTGTTTGCACACAGTTTGCACCACCTGTCTGGAGCAGCTGGAACCTTTCTCAGTAGTGGACATCCGAGGGGGAGACTCTGACACAAGCTCCGAGGGGTCAGTATTCCAGGAACTCAAGCCACGCACTCTGCAGCCGCAAATTGGCATCCTCTGTCCGGTATGTGATGCTCAGGTGGACCTGCCCATGGGTGGAGTGAAGGCTTTAACCATAGACCACCTGGCCATGAATGATGTGATGCTGGAGAGTCTGCGTGGGGAAGGCCAGGGCCTGGTGTGTGACCTGTGCAGCGACAGGGAAGTGGAGAAGAGGTGTCAGACCTGCAAAGCCAATCTCTGCCACTTCTGCTGCCAGGCTCATAG GCGGCAGAAGAAGACGACTTACCACACCATGGTGGACCTGAAAGACTTGAAAGGCTACAGCCAGATTGGGAAGCCCATTCTGTGTCCCGCTCACCCTGCGGAGGAGCTGAGGCTGTTCTGTGAGCTCTGCGACCAGCCCGTGTGCCGGGAATGCATGGTGGGGGGGCACCGGGAGCACCCCTGCGACCTTGCCAGCAACGTTGTCCACAAGCACGGGGACTCCGTGCGGGAGCTCCTCAAAGGCACCCAGCCCCACGTGGAGGCCCTGGAGAAGGCGCTGGCACAGATCAAAGGGACCAACCGCGCCCTGCAGGAACGGGTGGAGGCCGTGGCTGCCGACGTCCGCAGCTTCTCCGAGGGCTACATCAAGGCCATCGAGGAGCATCGGGACAGGCTGCTGAAGCAGCTGGAAGCCATCCGGATCCAGAAGGAGAACTCCCTGCAGCTGCAGAAGGCACAGCTGGAGCAGCTGCTGGCAGACATGCGGACCGGAGTGGAGTTCACCGAGCACTTGCTGACCAGTGGCTCCGACCTGGAGATCCTCATCACCAAAGGGGTGGTCCTGGAACGGCTCACAAAGTTGAACAAAGTGGCATACAGTGCCCGTCCTGGAGTGAACGAGAAGATCACCTTCTCTCCTAAGGAGAAAGCAGGCCTGTGCCGTGGCTATGAAGTTTATGGGGCCATCAATACCAAAGAGGTCGATCCAGCCAAATGTGTCCTTCAAGGGGAAG ATCTCCACAGAGCCCGCGAGAAACAGACAGTCTCTTTCACCGTCATTTGTAAGGATGCAGCAGGAGAGAGCATGGGCAGGGGAGGAGAGACCATTCAAGTCGCAGTAGTCCCTAAAGATAAGAAAGACAG TCCAGTCAAAACGATGGTCCACGATAACAAGGATGGGACATACTACGTTTCCTATACCCCCAAGGAACCTGGCATCTATACTGTGTTCGTCTGTGTCAAGGAACAACACGTGCAG GGCTCACCATTCACTGTGACCGTGAGGAAACGGCACCGCTCACACCCAGGCGTGTTTCACTGCTGCACGTTCTGCTCCAGCGGAGGCCAGAAGACTGCTCGCTGCGCATGTGGAGGCACCATGCCGG GTGGGTACCTAGGCTGTGGCCACGGACACAAAGGCCACCCGGGGCGCCCCCACTGGTCGTGCTGTGGGAAGTTTACCGAGAAGTCAGAATGCGCATGGGCAGGTGGGCAGAGCGCATCGAGGAGTGTACTGAGGACGGTGGCCCTCTGA